One segment of Clostridium ljungdahlii DSM 13528 DNA contains the following:
- the cbiE gene encoding precorrin-6y C5,15-methyltransferase (decarboxylating) subunit CbiE, with protein sequence MNTKVFIVGIGPGNKDYILPKAAVVMKRSQAILGFERAVDSLDFIEGNKIKVRKLTDILDILQSGKYESVSVTASGDPLYYGITEYLKKNYDGDIEVIPGISSFQYMMAKVKLSWQGSFLGSLHGREEDFLGIVKENRISIWFTDKKHSPDYLCSILEENAVDAVVHVGENLSYEDEKITSGSAAELKDKDFGGLCVVVIQNKTL encoded by the coding sequence ATGAATACAAAGGTTTTTATAGTAGGCATAGGACCTGGAAATAAAGATTACATACTTCCAAAGGCTGCAGTTGTAATGAAACGTTCGCAGGCTATATTGGGTTTTGAAAGAGCAGTAGATAGTTTGGACTTTATAGAAGGCAATAAGATAAAGGTAAGAAAGTTAACGGATATACTTGATATTTTGCAATCTGGAAAATATGAAAGCGTATCTGTTACAGCTTCTGGAGATCCACTTTACTATGGTATAACGGAGTATTTAAAAAAGAATTATGATGGTGACATAGAAGTTATTCCAGGTATAAGCTCTTTTCAATATATGATGGCAAAAGTAAAACTTAGCTGGCAGGGATCTTTTTTAGGAAGTCTCCACGGCAGAGAGGAAGATTTTTTAGGCATAGTAAAGGAAAATCGTATTTCTATATGGTTTACGGATAAAAAACATTCACCAGATTATCTGTGCAGCATTCTAGAAGAAAATGCTGTAGATGCAGTAGTGCATGTAGGAGAAAATCTTTCTTACGAGGATGAGAAAATCACTTCAGGAAGTGCTGCAGAGCTAAAAGATAAAGACTTTGGAGGTCTTTGTGTAGTTGTAATTCAAAATAAAACTCTATAA
- a CDS encoding cobalt-factor II C(20)-methyltransferase — MGTLYGIGVGPGDEELLTLKAVNVIKKCEVIVAPSAKDGDRSIAFDTAKNFVDENKEVIIKHFPMGGKEQEGKIFEAFKTIEERLNEGKNVAFLTIGDPFVYSTYIYLLDHIKNKGYKTETVPGITSFCAAASLAGQSIVIGDERVLILPASQVDKITDEKFVVIMKVYRKEENVLNVLEEKGFKYICVKRAYREGQEVLKNREDILKSRDYMSLIIAQRD, encoded by the coding sequence ATGGGTACTCTCTATGGTATAGGAGTTGGGCCTGGAGATGAAGAATTACTGACGCTAAAAGCTGTAAATGTAATAAAGAAATGTGAGGTAATAGTTGCACCTTCAGCAAAAGATGGAGATAGAAGCATAGCTTTTGATACAGCTAAAAATTTTGTAGATGAAAATAAAGAAGTTATAATAAAACACTTTCCAATGGGTGGAAAAGAGCAGGAAGGAAAGATATTTGAAGCTTTTAAGACTATAGAGGAAAGATTAAATGAGGGTAAAAATGTGGCATTTTTGACTATAGGTGACCCTTTTGTATACAGTACCTATATATATCTTTTAGATCACATTAAAAACAAGGGGTATAAAACAGAAACTGTACCTGGAATAACATCGTTTTGTGCTGCTGCAAGTTTAGCAGGACAGAGTATTGTTATAGGAGATGAAAGGGTTTTGATTCTTCCTGCATCTCAGGTAGATAAGATAACAGATGAGAAGTTTGTAGTAATAATGAAAGTATATAGAAAAGAAGAAAATGTATTAAATGTATTAGAAGAAAAAGGATTCAAGTACATATGTGTAAAGAGAGCTTATAGAGAAGGACAGGAAGTACTTAAAAATAGAGAAGATATACTAAAAAGCAGAGATTATATGTCTCTTATAATAGCCCAAAGAGATTAA
- the cbiT gene encoding precorrin-6Y C5,15-methyltransferase (decarboxylating) subunit CbiT — MRYIKDDEFIRGNCPMTKEEIRILSIAKLGIEPDFRVLDVGAGTGSVSVQMAKICSKGQVVAVEKNEEALSVIEKNIDKFNVNNLTVVKGEALEVEESIEPYFDAVFIGGSGGNIEEIVKRYGAKLKGHGKMVLNFITLNNLYKALDTLKSMKCEVECIQVSINKTRANSYMMTSNNSIFIVSAIRNL, encoded by the coding sequence ATGAGATATATAAAAGATGATGAATTTATAAGAGGAAACTGTCCCATGACAAAAGAGGAAATTAGAATACTTAGCATTGCAAAACTTGGAATTGAGCCAGATTTTAGAGTGCTGGATGTAGGTGCTGGAACAGGTTCTGTAAGTGTACAGATGGCTAAGATATGCTCTAAGGGACAGGTAGTTGCGGTTGAAAAAAATGAAGAAGCACTTTCTGTAATTGAAAAAAATATAGATAAATTCAATGTAAACAATTTAACAGTTGTAAAAGGAGAAGCACTTGAGGTAGAGGAAAGCATAGAACCTTATTTTGATGCTGTATTTATAGGCGGCAGCGGAGGAAATATAGAGGAAATAGTAAAAAGATATGGTGCAAAGCTAAAAGGACATGGGAAAATGGTGCTTAATTTTATAACTTTAAATAATTTGTATAAAGCCCTTGATACTCTAAAAAGTATGAAATGTGAAGTAGAATGTATACAAGTATCAATAAATAAGACCAGGGCGAACAGTTATATGATGACTTCTAATAACAGTATATTTATAGTAAGTGCAATTCGTAATTTATAA